TAAATTTCGATATTTCCAAGGTTAGACCTCCATATAAAAGTTCTTTACCGGCTCAGTTTCCTTCTAATGAAGAGATAGATTCTAAGTATAAGATTGACTATAAAGATAAAAATTTCAAAGACTATTACTGGTCTCAGAATAGTATTCTCAGTTCAATGACCACGGAATATGGACGAGGAACTGCTAGGTATCCTAAATTCCCGCTCTTAATGTAACGAGGCGGGTGGCTTGATACCTAATGTCTCATAAAGCCCCATTTGTCGCTTTGTCATTTCAGCTACCTGCAATTCTAGTCCAGGCTGTTCAAAACATTCAATAATGTCAAATTCATCCAATAATTCCTGCATCGTGTAATTCTTGAATAAATTATTATCCTGCATCTTCTTCTTGATATAGGACAAAGTGATAAGGGCGATAAATTCGACGAACAGTTTTCCATCCAGACTTTGTTCGGAAGATACGGCCAGCCGGCGCAAATTCAATCGCTCCTTCAGGTTCCCGAAGGCTTTTTCAATCATATCTTTATTCCGGTAGATCTCTAATGCCTCAATTGGATCTTTCACATCGTTACTCAGAAGGGCAAAGTATCCGTAATTTTTCTTCGCTTCCGCAATGACCTCTTCTTTGGCAACCACTTTCGCTCCTCTTACCGGGGTACTTGTCACATCAAAATATTTGGCATACTGTTTCTCATGTTCGGGATTCTTTTGGTCGCTTTCCAATTCCCCCTGCAGGGTGTACAGCAGAGTATTGAGATTCTTTTCATTTTCCAATGCCCGTTCACCGGAGTGATACAGATGGAGATACATGCGTCGCTCCCCTTTCAGTGTGTCACCTTTATAGGGACGCTCCTGGGAGTATTCCCACTTCACCGGCATGGAATAAGCGTACAGATCATACTCCGGGCTGTAATGCGTCCAACTGCGCATGCTCTCACGCACGTCATCCAGTCCGGTCCGCACAATCCCGAGGGACAGCCGGGCGGCAATCAGGAATTTCAGATGGTTTTTATATAGACTATTAATATTGTCCGCACTGTAGAATCCTCTGTCCATGACCAGTTTGATCCTGTCAAATCTTAGAAAGTTGATATCCACCAACAGTTTCTTTAGGGTTTTGACATCTGTGATGTTTCCGGCGAGTTTCCGGTAATAGAAGGGGAGATTGGACTCTTGACCGAACAACAGGGCAAGATTGATCTGTTCCAATGGTTCATGATCCTTGTTCAGGCCGTATCTGACCTGGTTTAAACACTTAGAATAACTGGATATGGAGGTTGTATCATAGGCCCAGTATTCCTGTTCCACCCGGCGTTTCCCCTGCAGACGAAAAAAATGGGCCCTGGCCTCTTCACTAATGGAGGAGAACAGATCACTGCTCCTCTGGGACGGAATGGGTTTACCGTAGGGATGCTTATGAATAGCCGCCCACCGGGGAAACCGGCTTAAAGGATTTTTATCTTCCAAAATGAGATAGTAGGCAATGGATAACAGCTGTTTATAGGTCTTGGAAAAACATGTCTTCAAATCGGCGGTCACACCAAGTTTCTCACCGATTCTATCAAAAAGATAGGTGGCGCCATAATAACTGCGGGATGCCCGGGTAACTGGAACAGGCCCTCTCTGAGTCTTGTCTGCCACGGTTGCCGATGCCTTTTTTCTGGTCGGAATAATCTGCTTTGTTTCAGGATCTACCCTGCCGATACATTTTCGTCTCGCTCTGGACTGTTTTTTTTCTTTGTCCCAGAACGAGATCGATTCGTAGGCATAGCTTATTCCGGTCTGTTTATTGGTTTGATACACAATCGCCGCCATCTGTAATTCCTCCTATTCTCGTTACATATAAATTAACATGTAACGAGGTTTAAAACAAGAGAAATTACATTTAATCCTATATTATTATTATTGTTATTCCTGTCTCATCGTTACACTACTTCGGGAATGTAGGATTTATATAAGTCGAGGACTAAAATATGACCAACAAAGATATTCTCGATTATAAAATATTTTATCGGAGGAATCTGCCTCATTATCAGCCTGAATCAGGCATTTTCTTTATTACATACCGCCTTAATTTTGATCTACCGTCAGAGATTGTTGAAAAATTAATCCAGCAGAAACAAGAATATGCAAAACGAAAAAGTGTATCTAAAAATAAAGACGAAAAATCAATCAAACTGGACTTCGAAAAACAACAATTTTATTTTGTTGATAATTATCTGGGATTGTGTAAAAATGGTCCTAAATATTTATCTGACTCAAATATTGCACAGATCGTTAAGGACAGTTTGTTCTTTATGAATAAAAAGCAATATGAGTTGTACTGTTTTTGTGTTATGCCGAATCATGTTCATATATTAATTATGCCGCAGGAGCAGAAGAGCGGGTCGTTTTATTCTTTTGCAGAAATATTAAAAGGACATAAAGGCAGCACAGCCCGGAAAGCGAATATATTTTTGAATAAAACAGGAAGTTTTTGGCATAAAGAAAGTTATGATCACTTGGTCCGGTCACAACA
Above is a window of bacterium DNA encoding:
- a CDS encoding IS1634 family transposase, encoding MAAIVYQTNKQTGISYAYESISFWDKEKKQSRARRKCIGRVDPETKQIIPTRKKASATVADKTQRGPVPVTRASRSYYGATYLFDRIGEKLGVTADLKTCFSKTYKQLLSIAYYLILEDKNPLSRFPRWAAIHKHPYGKPIPSQRSSDLFSSISEEARAHFFRLQGKRRVEQEYWAYDTTSISSYSKCLNQVRYGLNKDHEPLEQINLALLFGQESNLPFYYRKLAGNITDVKTLKKLLVDINFLRFDRIKLVMDRGFYSADNINSLYKNHLKFLIAARLSLGIVRTGLDDVRESMRSWTHYSPEYDLYAYSMPVKWEYSQERPYKGDTLKGERRMYLHLYHSGERALENEKNLNTLLYTLQGELESDQKNPEHEKQYAKYFDVTSTPVRGAKVVAKEEVIAEAKKNYGYFALLSNDVKDPIEALEIYRNKDMIEKAFGNLKERLNLRRLAVSSEQSLDGKLFVEFIALITLSYIKKKMQDNNLFKNYTMQELLDEFDIIECFEQPGLELQVAEMTKRQMGLYETLGIKPPASLH
- a CDS encoding transposase; the protein is MTNKDILDYKIFYRRNLPHYQPESGIFFITYRLNFDLPSEIVEKLIQQKQEYAKRKSVSKNKDEKSIKLDFEKQQFYFVDNYLGLCKNGPKYLSDSNIAQIVKDSLFFMNKKQYELYCFCVMPNHVHILIMPQEQKSGSFYSFAEILKGHKGSTARKANIFLNKTGSFWHKESYDHLVRSQQEFEDTVWYIINNPVKAHLTDDYRKWNHTWIAEYVKKEMGL